One genomic window of Streptomyces sp. NBC_01498 includes the following:
- a CDS encoding 4-hydroxybenzoate octaprenyltransferase, whose translation MLYKISTGVVTKSPDSIRAYLLLMRLDRPTGYVLYLLPGLWAVVLASGRRPDPLTLVVVAVAAVLVRGAACSVNDVVDREIDARVARTVSRPVASGTISVRNALLFAVAQGVVALLVLAVANVETALVAGASYPLIVAYPYMKRVFFWPSAFLALVMSVYVLIGWTAATGSVDYPLAVYGLYAGGAFWTLIHDAIYSHQDKEYDRNIGVKSSALLFGKATKAWLAVFVVLGVGGVLWAGSQMSMGWAFHLIVVLAGGFLSFLVVRVDLDDPTSCWDTFVANPYFGWITLAAVVAGQFT comes from the coding sequence ATGCTGTACAAGATATCCACCGGCGTAGTCACGAAGAGCCCGGACTCCATCCGCGCGTATCTCCTGTTGATGCGACTGGACAGGCCCACGGGGTACGTGCTCTACCTGCTCCCGGGGCTGTGGGCCGTCGTCCTCGCCTCCGGGCGACGACCGGACCCGCTGACCCTGGTGGTCGTCGCCGTCGCCGCGGTGCTGGTGCGTGGCGCGGCCTGCTCGGTCAACGACGTGGTCGACAGGGAGATCGACGCCCGAGTCGCCCGCACCGTGTCGCGTCCCGTCGCGTCGGGAACGATCAGTGTCCGGAACGCGCTCCTGTTCGCGGTCGCGCAGGGCGTGGTCGCCCTGCTGGTCCTGGCCGTGGCGAACGTGGAGACGGCCCTGGTCGCCGGGGCCTCGTACCCGTTGATCGTCGCCTACCCCTACATGAAGCGCGTCTTCTTCTGGCCCTCGGCGTTCCTGGCGCTGGTGATGAGCGTCTACGTGCTGATCGGCTGGACGGCGGCGACCGGGAGCGTCGACTACCCGCTGGCGGTGTACGGCCTGTACGCCGGCGGGGCGTTCTGGACCCTGATTCACGACGCGATCTACTCCCATCAGGACAAGGAGTACGACCGGAACATCGGCGTCAAGTCGTCCGCCCTGCTGTTCGGCAAGGCCACCAAGGCGTGGCTGGCGGTGTTCGTCGTGCTGGGCGTCGGCGGCGTGCTGTGGGCCGGCTCCCAGATGTCGATGGGATGGGCGTTCCATCTGATCGTCGTGCTCGCGGGAGGCTTCCTGTCGTTCCTGGTCGTACGTGTGGACCTGGACGACCCGACCTCGTGCTGGGACACCTTCGTCGCCAACCCCTACTTCGGCTGGATCACTCTCGCGGCCGTGGTCGCCGGGCAGTTCACATGA
- a CDS encoding arylamine N-acetyltransferase family protein, whose amino-acid sequence MTDSMWHGSGVDLDSYLTRVGYQGDVAPDLATLRGLHTAHVDAIAFDNLDAVLGRTVIPLDPDSVQEKLVRRGRGGWCLEQVVLMAAVLDRIGFTFTAFAGRTRNRTGTRFGPALHVALCVELDGERWIHDVSFGAYGPHEPIRLAENARLDGDWPFDLVREPTGELVLRFLRPEGPAELYGFTTDVRYPSDFELLNHFCLTHPRSPFNHRLVLQRTRPDVRHLLVGGTLMELRPGQPETVRELDRDELLSAPEEIFGITLEPGDVQALGKILDGP is encoded by the coding sequence GTGACGGATTCGATGTGGCACGGGAGCGGCGTCGACCTGGACTCCTACCTGACCCGGGTGGGCTACCAGGGCGACGTGGCTCCGGACCTCGCCACGCTGCGCGGCCTGCACACCGCCCATGTCGACGCGATCGCCTTCGACAACCTCGACGCGGTGCTCGGGCGCACGGTGATACCGCTGGACCCGGACAGCGTCCAGGAGAAGCTCGTGCGGCGGGGCCGCGGCGGCTGGTGCCTGGAACAGGTCGTACTGATGGCGGCCGTGCTGGACCGCATCGGGTTCACGTTCACGGCGTTCGCCGGCCGGACGCGGAACCGCACCGGGACCAGGTTCGGGCCTGCCCTGCACGTGGCCCTGTGCGTGGAGCTCGACGGCGAACGCTGGATCCACGACGTGAGTTTCGGTGCCTACGGGCCGCACGAGCCGATCCGGCTCGCGGAGAACGCGCGGCTGGACGGCGACTGGCCGTTCGATCTCGTGCGGGAGCCGACCGGTGAGCTCGTGCTGCGGTTCCTGCGGCCGGAGGGACCGGCGGAGCTCTACGGCTTCACCACGGACGTGCGCTATCCGTCGGACTTCGAGCTCCTCAACCACTTCTGCCTCACGCATCCGCGCTCGCCCTTCAACCACCGGTTGGTCCTCCAGCGCACCCGGCCCGACGTGAGGCACCTCCTCGTCGGCGGCACGCTCATGGAACTGCGTCCCGGGCAGCCGGAGACCGTCCGGGAACTCGACAGGGACGAGTTGCTCTCCGCTCCCGAGGAGATATTCGGGATCACCCTGGAGCCGGGCGACGTCCAGGCGCTCGGGAAAATCTTGGACGGTCCATGA
- the pabB gene encoding aminodeoxychorismate synthase component I codes for MRTLLLDNYDSYTFNLYQLIAEINGREPVVMVNDDPALAGLRLEDFDNIVISPGPGRPQNPRDVGLLGDLLRRTTLPVLGVCFGHQLIAHLAGASVVAAPEPKHGHLAKVSHDGDPLFAGIAREFVAVRYHSLCVREPLPEELVATAWADDGVLMALRHRDLPQWGVQFHPESIASQYGRDILRNFAELTRRTRHGPRPSVTDPVGVAVSSDHVPDAGEGLGIVSTVVPTAADSEAIFLELFDNTPHCFWLDSSRVEEDLSRFSFLGDTSGPLSEVLTYRTGSGSVEVRDANGVHTVTGSVFDVLDRRLRDRRIPTPDLPFDLTGGYVGYFGYELKAECGATARHTAETPDAVWMFADRVVAVDHQEGVTYLVAVHDENTRRDAHEWVERTSALLRGLNPAAAAPPREPAAGRPPDAEEYLGRGRSQYLADITECRRQLNRGESYEICLTDTLHLPFDDDDTSFYLRLRRANPAPYAALLRLGDVTVFSSSPERFLRIERDRTVTSKPIKGTAPRDADPVRDAELAATLASSAKTQAENLMIVDLLRNDLGRVCEVGSIEVDPYLAVESYETVHQLVSTVRGRLKDGVSAMDCARQCFPGGSMTGAPKLRTMEIIDRLETEARGVYSGALGYFGLSGGTDLNIVIRTAVRVGDRLTVGAGGAIVLDSDPHEEYEEMLLKAAASLRARRAPAVPDMGGSTMKEVSR; via the coding sequence ATGCGTACCTTGCTGCTGGACAACTACGACTCGTACACCTTCAACCTGTACCAGCTGATCGCCGAGATCAACGGCCGGGAGCCCGTCGTCATGGTCAACGACGATCCGGCGCTGGCCGGCCTGCGGCTGGAGGACTTCGACAACATCGTGATCTCACCCGGCCCCGGCAGGCCGCAGAACCCCCGCGACGTCGGCCTCCTCGGTGACCTGCTGCGCCGCACCACCCTGCCCGTGCTGGGCGTCTGCTTCGGCCACCAGCTGATCGCCCACCTGGCCGGGGCGTCGGTGGTCGCCGCGCCCGAACCGAAACACGGACACCTGGCCAAGGTCTCCCACGACGGAGATCCGCTGTTCGCCGGAATCGCGCGTGAGTTCGTCGCGGTGCGCTACCACTCGCTCTGCGTACGGGAGCCCCTGCCCGAGGAACTCGTCGCCACCGCGTGGGCGGACGACGGTGTGCTCATGGCGCTGCGTCACCGCGATCTGCCGCAGTGGGGCGTGCAGTTCCACCCCGAGTCGATCGCCTCCCAGTACGGGCGGGACATCCTGCGGAACTTCGCCGAACTGACCCGCCGTACGCGGCACGGACCACGGCCGTCCGTCACCGACCCCGTCGGCGTCGCCGTATCGTCCGACCACGTGCCCGACGCGGGCGAGGGACTGGGAATCGTGAGCACGGTCGTGCCGACCGCCGCCGATTCCGAGGCCATCTTTCTCGAACTCTTCGACAACACCCCCCACTGCTTCTGGCTGGACAGCAGCCGCGTCGAGGAAGACCTGTCCCGGTTCTCCTTCCTCGGCGACACGTCGGGTCCGCTCAGCGAGGTCCTGACCTACCGCACCGGCAGCGGGTCGGTGGAAGTGCGCGACGCGAACGGCGTCCACACCGTCACCGGCAGCGTGTTCGACGTCCTCGACCGGCGGCTGCGCGACCGGCGCATCCCCACCCCGGATCTGCCCTTCGACCTGACCGGCGGCTACGTCGGCTACTTCGGCTACGAACTCAAGGCCGAATGCGGGGCCACGGCCCGCCACACCGCCGAAACGCCGGACGCCGTCTGGATGTTCGCCGATCGCGTCGTCGCGGTCGACCACCAGGAGGGCGTGACCTACCTGGTGGCCGTCCACGACGAGAACACCCGGCGCGACGCGCACGAGTGGGTGGAACGGACGTCCGCGCTCCTGCGGGGCCTGAACCCGGCCGCCGCCGCGCCGCCGCGCGAACCCGCCGCCGGCCGGCCCCCGGACGCCGAGGAGTACCTCGGCCGAGGCCGGAGCCAGTACCTGGCGGACATCACCGAGTGCCGCCGGCAGCTGAACCGCGGCGAGAGCTACGAGATCTGCCTGACCGACACGCTGCACCTGCCGTTCGACGACGACGACACGTCCTTCTACCTGAGGCTGCGCCGGGCGAACCCGGCACCGTACGCCGCGCTCCTGCGCCTCGGTGACGTCACGGTCTTCAGCTCCTCGCCGGAGCGGTTCCTGCGCATCGAGAGAGACCGTACGGTCACCAGCAAGCCGATCAAGGGCACGGCCCCTCGCGACGCCGACCCGGTGCGCGACGCCGAACTGGCCGCCACCCTCGCGTCGAGCGCGAAGACCCAGGCCGAGAACCTGATGATCGTAGACCTGCTGCGCAACGACCTCGGCCGGGTGTGCGAGGTGGGCAGCATCGAGGTCGACCCGTACCTGGCCGTCGAGAGCTACGAGACCGTGCACCAACTGGTCTCCACCGTTCGCGGACGCCTCAAGGACGGGGTCAGCGCGATGGACTGCGCCCGGCAGTGCTTCCCCGGCGGGTCGATGACCGGGGCACCGAAGCTGCGCACCATGGAGATCATCGACCGCCTGGAGACGGAGGCCCGGGGCGTCTACTCCGGCGCCCTCGGCTACTTCGGCCTCTCCGGCGGCACGGACCTGAACATCGTGATCCGCACCGCCGTCCGCGTCGGCGACCGGCTGACCGTCGGAGCCGGCGGGGCGATCGTCCTCGACTCCGACCCGCACGAGGAGTACGAGGAGATGCTCCTCAAGGCGGCGGCGTCCCTCCGGGCCCGGCGTGCGCCGGCGGTGCCGGACATGGGCGGCTCCACGATGAAGGAGGTTTCCCGATGA
- a CDS encoding AurF N-oxygenase family protein: MTPAREVPAYERDLLEQLTLRWGKRVAVKKDDLDLDGHFDAALPDFPEHLVPVLGLPGADRLDPDARERILSAAWIAYNAKTAAIEDEIILPACRLMLQERIPVRRDDVAVDALHQTIIDEHYHILMCHNAVGVTRRRRDLADLRFAPGVWSVVQGHDAVRAGLSGFDRDIVDIAFSLAAETTISGFLSALATAQEIQPMNRITTDLHRRDESGHAVVFRELCGSLYRNLDSAQRRMFREALVTGLTAFRSADLDPWVTVAARGGFEIDTGQLSEWAASRPVPARDTGPLQLLLDDLGISHDLVEMVRR, from the coding sequence ATGACCCCGGCCCGTGAAGTGCCCGCGTACGAGCGTGACTTGCTGGAGCAGCTGACGCTCCGCTGGGGGAAGCGCGTGGCCGTCAAGAAGGACGACCTCGACCTCGACGGTCACTTCGACGCGGCCCTGCCGGACTTCCCCGAACACCTCGTCCCCGTGCTCGGCCTGCCGGGCGCCGACCGGCTCGACCCGGACGCGCGCGAGCGCATCCTGTCCGCGGCGTGGATCGCCTACAACGCCAAGACCGCGGCCATCGAGGACGAGATCATCCTGCCGGCCTGCCGGTTGATGCTCCAGGAACGGATTCCCGTCCGCCGCGACGACGTCGCCGTCGACGCGCTGCACCAGACGATCATCGATGAGCACTATCACATCCTGATGTGCCACAACGCCGTCGGCGTCACCCGCAGGCGGCGCGACCTCGCGGACCTGCGCTTCGCGCCCGGCGTCTGGTCCGTCGTCCAGGGACACGACGCGGTCCGCGCCGGGCTGTCCGGCTTCGACCGCGACATCGTCGACATCGCGTTCTCCCTGGCCGCCGAGACCACGATCAGCGGGTTCCTCTCCGCACTCGCCACCGCCCAGGAGATCCAGCCGATGAACCGGATCACCACCGATCTGCACCGGCGGGACGAGAGCGGACACGCGGTGGTCTTCCGCGAGTTGTGCGGCTCGCTCTACCGGAACCTGGACAGCGCACAGCGGCGGATGTTCCGCGAGGCACTCGTCACCGGGCTGACCGCGTTCCGCTCCGCGGACCTGGACCCCTGGGTGACCGTGGCGGCCCGGGGCGGCTTCGAGATCGACACCGGCCAGCTGAGCGAGTGGGCCGCGTCCCGCCCCGTGCCCGCGCGGGACACCGGACCGCTGCAACTGCTGCTCGACGACCTGGGCATCAGCCACGACCTCGTCGAAATGGTCCGGCGCTGA
- a CDS encoding 3-deoxy-7-phosphoheptulonate synthase class II: MLTPTGEAAAHWRTLVAHQRPEWPSPAELGDVADRLAALLPLVTPRECDTLTARLARAAEGKAFLLQGGDCAERFDRLTTPAIHGKLRLLERMAVILAYASAVPVVTVGRMAGQYAKPRSRPTETVDGRTLPVYRGDAVNGIGFSPAERRPDPARLLRMYDASRRTLDIMRDLARNGTDPRQPHKENQDFVSRSPAGERYGALAGRIGRALSREDASGGDPARTTELFAGHEGLLLDYEAALTRHDPLTGRRYAGSGHLLWIGDRTRQLDGAHVAYFATIDNPIAVKLGPAATPEQALALTDRLDPGRRPGRLTFIVRMGADRVRDLLPDLVEKVTASGAPVVWVCDPMHGNTFEAPCGHKTRRFDDILAEAAGFFEVHRALGTHPGGLHVELTGEDVTECVGGGAGLGFDDLHRRYESACDPRLNPGQALDLAFLVAEMFDPGATAAVAPDAAVKAAVRGARHHDSPASSGA; the protein is encoded by the coding sequence ATGTTGACCCCCACCGGCGAAGCCGCCGCGCACTGGCGGACACTCGTCGCCCACCAGCGGCCGGAGTGGCCCAGCCCGGCCGAGCTCGGCGACGTGGCGGACCGCCTGGCGGCCCTGCTCCCGTTGGTCACGCCGCGGGAGTGCGACACGCTCACCGCACGACTCGCCCGCGCGGCGGAGGGCAAGGCGTTCCTGTTGCAGGGCGGCGACTGCGCCGAACGTTTCGACCGCCTCACGACACCGGCGATCCACGGCAAACTGCGCCTCCTGGAGCGGATGGCCGTGATCCTGGCGTACGCGTCGGCGGTGCCGGTGGTCACGGTGGGCCGGATGGCCGGGCAGTACGCGAAACCCCGATCCCGGCCGACCGAGACCGTCGACGGGCGCACGCTGCCCGTCTACCGGGGCGACGCGGTGAACGGCATCGGCTTCAGCCCGGCCGAACGACGACCGGACCCGGCCCGGCTGCTTCGGATGTACGACGCCTCGCGCCGCACCCTGGACATCATGCGCGACCTCGCCCGCAACGGCACCGACCCGCGTCAACCGCACAAGGAGAACCAGGACTTCGTCTCGCGCTCGCCCGCCGGTGAACGCTACGGCGCGCTCGCCGGCCGGATCGGCCGGGCACTGTCGCGCGAAGACGCGTCCGGCGGCGATCCGGCGCGCACCACGGAGTTGTTCGCCGGCCACGAGGGACTGCTGCTCGACTACGAGGCCGCGCTGACCCGCCACGACCCGCTTACCGGCCGACGGTACGCGGGCAGCGGCCACCTGCTGTGGATCGGCGACCGCACCAGACAGCTCGACGGCGCCCACGTCGCCTACTTCGCGACCATCGACAACCCGATCGCGGTGAAGCTGGGCCCCGCCGCCACGCCCGAGCAGGCACTGGCCCTGACCGACCGCCTCGACCCCGGCCGGCGGCCGGGCCGGCTGACGTTCATCGTGCGCATGGGGGCGGACCGTGTGCGGGACCTGCTGCCGGACCTCGTGGAGAAGGTCACGGCCTCCGGCGCGCCGGTGGTCTGGGTGTGCGACCCGATGCACGGCAACACCTTCGAGGCGCCCTGCGGGCACAAGACCCGGCGGTTCGACGACATCCTCGCCGAGGCCGCCGGCTTCTTCGAGGTGCACCGGGCGCTCGGCACCCACCCCGGCGGACTGCACGTGGAGCTGACCGGCGAGGACGTGACCGAGTGCGTCGGCGGCGGCGCCGGCCTGGGCTTCGACGATCTGCACCGCCGATACGAGTCGGCGTGCGACCCGCGCCTCAACCCGGGCCAGGCACTCGACCTGGCCTTCCTGGTCGCCGAGATGTTCGACCCGGGAGCAACCGCCGCCGTGGCGCCGGACGCAGCGGTGAAGGCCGCCGTCCGGGGCGCACGTCACCACGATTCGCCCGCGTCGTCCGGCGCGTGA